Part of the Companilactobacillus zhachilii genome is shown below.
TAGCCGGGATTTCAAACAAAACTAAAGTTAATAAAACAATTAGTATATTATTGCCACGGCCTAACCAGGCTTGACTTACTAGCATTCCTAAAGCTATAACCCGATACAAAAGATAGATAAATTTAACAAATTTACTGGCATCGTTCGTTGAATGGGTCAAATATTTAACTATTATCATTTTGTCCCCCAGTGACTACGGTATTTATTTATAATAATAGTCTCAACTTGCTTAATTCACCAGTTCAAAATTAGGTATTCACTTATTGTACCGGTATCCAAATTTCCGAATAAACATCTTGCTGGCTGTCCTTCAAATCTGTAAATGAAAAATTAGGTAGATCCCTCAACTGATATTCTGAAGATGGAAGCCATTCTGAGTAAATTCTTGCGGTCGTTTCCTGCATTGCTTGCGGAAAATCTCCTGTGACTGAAAATACGGCCCAAGTACTGGCTGGAATTGCTAGTGTTTCTAGGTCATTAAAGTCATTTTCACTCGTGGTTGCCATACCTATCATATGAGTCAGCATTCCTTTTTCCTGCAAATATCCCTCGTCAAAATCATATGACACATTTAATGGCTGATTTGGTTCCATATTAGCCAGTTCGTGCATCTCCTTTCGTTGCTCTGGAGTAATTGTTTTTGCTAAAGCAACGATTTCTTCATTTACGCCTTCAACTTGAATCGGTATTCGCTTAGAAACACCAACAATATTAAATTTTGGTAATCGCTTAATTTTGTAATCCAAAGTAGTTCCTCCTCTAACATCGATGAAAAAATTAAATTTAGGCAACATTTTTTGAGCCTGATTTTTCATCACTTCGGAAGGTAAAAAGCCACTCCAATCTTTGAAAGCTCTCGTAAAACCATCAATCGATTGGTAATTATATTTGAAAGCCACATCAGTTACTCGTTGGCCTTGCGCCAAATCAACATTTGCTGATGATAAGCGCCGACATTTGATATATTCATTTAACGTCATCCCAGCTAAATATGAAAACATTCGCTTAAATTGATAACTTGAAATACCGGTAATTTGCGTAATTTTCTCATCAGAAATATTTTCAGTAATGTGTGCTTCAATATAATCCATCAATAAGTTGAATTCTTTTAGCATTTGCTTACCCTCCGTGATTCCTATGTTAGAAGAGATTGCTCTATCTCACTCGACATTTTCGATACGAATTTAGTCGAATTGATTTGTTGATTTAGAAGTCTATTAAAAAATGCCTTATAATCGTTAAATTATAAAGCATTTTGATTAACTATTTAATTTTTAAACTCTTCAAATTATCTTCAATCGTTGCTAACGGAGAATCAACTTCTGCCAAAGTGGCTGCTGTATAAGCTCCTTCAACTAAAGCAACATCATACTTATGAATTGTCTTGTCTGTCATTTCTAGTAACATTTCCAAATTCATCTTGGAACTGCCAAGGTCATAAAAGGCTAAAATTTCATCACCTTTATTATCATCAACTGCTTGCTGAATCTTTTCCAGTGATGAACCAATGCCGCCATCTTCAGTTCCGCCGGCAGTTGTAATCGACAAATCAGGTGCAGCTTGGGAAATCAAAGCTTTGACACCTTTGGCAATGTCTGCTGAATGTGAAACAATTAAAATTCCATATTTCATAAACTTATTCTCCTAAAACTTCAATTAATGATTCAAACAAATAAGCACTTGATTGGGCACCCGGGTCAATGTGTCCTTTAGATTTTTCTTCCAAATAACTTGCACGTCCCTTAGTAGCGACCAATCCTTTGACATTTTCCAAAGCCGAATCAATGACACTTTGGTCAAATTTATCAGCCTTCAACGCATCGCTCACTGGTTGCCAGACATCAATCATAGTCTTCATACCAGTATCGGATTCACCACGGCGCTTGAGTCCATCCGTTCCAATTTGAATCAAGTCGGCCAATTCCAGATTATCCGTCTTAACTGCTTTTGACATATCAAGAAAAGCTGTTCCGTACAAAGGACCAGAAGCTCCCCCAACTTTTTGAATCATTGCAAAAGCTGTAGCCTTGTATAAATCAGCCAATGTTTCTGGATCTTTTTTCTCAAAAGCGGCGGTTACAGCTTCGGCACCACGTTTCATATTTGTACCGTGATCACCGTCACCAATCGCTGTATCCAATTCGTTCAAAGTTGTTTGATTATTCTCTAATTTTTCAACAAATAAAGTAATCCATTTTTTAGCATCTACTAATTCTAATTTCATCAAATTTTCCTCTCTACCAAGCAATTGTTGTAACTGGTTCCTTCAAATATTTAATCCAATCGGCATCTGCCTTCATAATAGTCAAAGAAATTCCTTGCATATCCAATGATGTTACTAAATTACCAACTTTACTGAAGGATACCTTGATTTTCTTATCAGCCAATTCATTCAAAACATCATTAGCAAAAATATATTGTTCCATCAAAGGTGTGCCACCCATACCGTTAACTAGAATGGCAAAGTCACCACTTTGATCAGAGAATTCCTTGAGAATCTTTTCAATTAATTCATTAGCTAGTTTTTTAGAAGGTTGAATTTTTTCTACCGCATAACCACGTTCGTTATGAATACCAATACCATATTCAATTTCATCATCGCCTAGTTCAAAGCCGGGATGACCAACAGCAGGTACAGTAGCCGCATGTAAGGCAATTCCGATTGTCTTAGTATTATCGATCACCTTTTGACCAAGCGTTGCCAAATCGGCTAAATTCATTCCTGAACGAGCAGCAGCACCGACAATTTTTTCAACTAAAGCAGTTCCGGCAACCCCACGTTTACCTTGTGTAAATTCACTGTTTTTCACTGAAATATCATCATCAACGACAATTGTTTTAATTTCGATATCATCAGCTTCAGCCATTTCTTTAGCCATATCAAAATTCATAACATCGCCAGAATAGTTCTTCACAATCAACAAGACACCTTTACCTTGATCAACTGCCGTGATTGCTTCATAAATTTGGTCCGGAGTTGGAGATGTGAAAACTTCCCCAGCAACAGCAGCACTAAGCATCCCATCACCAACGTAACCAGCATGTAATGGCTCATGACCACTACCACCGCCGGAAACAATGCCGACTTGCTTATTTGCTTTGAATTTTGAATCATTTCTAACAACAGCAGTTGTCCCATCAATCTGCTTAACTAGATCCGTATTAGTTCTCACGAGACCAGAAATCATTTCTGGTACGATATCCTCGACGTTATTAATAATTTTCTTCATTCCTCATTGCCCTCCTTGTAAGCGATTACCCATATATTATATACCATTAAAGTAGTTGTTTAAATTTATAAAGTTGGTTATTGAAAAATTCCGTCTCCAGAGTTGGACAGTGGTTACTGGCAATGCGGAACGGCTCGAGCCAAGGTCTCGAACCTCGGTTGAAGCCTTGCAAGTTCGGCAAGTCTTCAACACGCCCGGTGCTGTAAGAACGACAAGACCAGTCGTCCTAACACCACTTTCACTGCCAGTAACCACTGTCCAACTCTTCCGACTAGTCCTTCGTTCATTCGATAATAATTTTCAGACGGATTCTTGCTTATGATTTACTTAAAAAAAAGTCAACATGTTATTGTCTAGTCTTGTTACTTTGGTTCAAAACCGACCCAAATACCAGAGATTCAAGCATGTTTTTTGAATCTTTAATCACTCAGATATTTAGACAAAAAAATCTCTTTCTAGAGAGAAATGAAATCTGATTGACTTCACTTTCTCTCTAAAAAGAGATTACGTAAGATTCTTACTATTTAAAATTTAAAAGCAGAATAATTATGCCAAACTGGCTTTTGGCAAGATATTAATAATGTAAAGCAAGATAACAAAGACTACAAACAATCCATACATAATTGGATTGATTTCTTTTCTCTTACCTGCTGCTAGCATTGTGATTGGATAAACTAAGAATCCAAAGGCAATACCGTATGAAATGTTATAAGTTAGTGGCATACCAACGATTGTTAAGAATGCTGGAAGCGCAATTTCAAATCTATCCCATTGTATACCTTTCATTGATTGAGCCATTAAGGTTCCAACAATGATTAAAACTGGTGCGGTAACGTTGCTTGTTACGACTGTCAATAATGGTGAGAAAAACATTGATAATGCAAACAACACACCAACAGTGATGGAAGTTAAACCGGTTCTACCACCCACAGCAATACCGGCTGATGATTCAACGTAAGCAGTTGGGGGTGTTGTTCCAAAAACTGCTCCACTGACCATTGAAATGGAATCGGCCATTAAAGCATGACCAATTCTTGGCATTTTACCATCTTTATCTTGCATGATATCGACTTGTTCTGCCAATCCGATTAAAGTACCGGCTGTATCAAAAAATGCAACTAATAAGAAGATAATCACAACTGCCCAAAGTTGTGGTTCCTTGATATCAGCAATATGTGCAACACCAACACCAAAGGTTGGCTTCAAACTAGGAATACCTGACACGATATGTGCTGGTGCTGGAATTAATTTAGTAACTAGACCAGCAATTGTTGTAAAGACCATTCCGATAAAAATAGCACCTGGAATTTTACGAGCCATCAAAATAGCTGTAACTAATAATCCGGTAATTGTTAACCAAGTTGTTGGGTTTGCGAATGAACCGATGGCAACAAGTGATGATTTACTTGCTGTGATCAAACCCCCGCCTTGCAAACCAACAAACGCAATAAAAATACCTAACCCAGCGGCCACCGCCAATTTCAAATCTTTCGGAATCGCATTGATGACGATTTCACGAATTTTCATTAATGAGAGCACTAAGAAAATTAAACTGGCTACGAAAACACCAGCCATCGCTGTTTGCCAAGGAATACCCATGGCGATAACAACTGAATAACTGAAAAAGGCATTATCACCTAATCCTGGAGCAATTGCAATTGGGTAATTAGCTAAAATACCCATCAACACTGAACCAACTACGGCAGTCAAAGCTGTAGCTGTGAACAGTGAACCTTTGTTCATCCCTGAGTCTCCCAAAACCTGCGGATTAACAAACAAAATGTAAGCCATTGAAACAAATGTCGTCAAACCAGCTAAGATTTCACGTTTTACATTTGTTTGAGCTTCTTCTAGATGGAATAAACGTTCCATAAAACTTAAATTCCCTCTATTATCTAATGAATTCACTATAAACGCCCCTTAGAAAAAATAATCTCTTTTTTTGACTTATCTAGTATTACAAATAATTCGGATTTTGACAAGTGTTTTAGAAACATTTATGTGTTTTAATATAAATATAGTTCGTGTTTTGCTATAATTTTATTAATTTAAATAGCTAAACAGGTACATAAAAGCACATGAAGATATCTAAAGTTCGGTTTTTGCTATCTTCTAATGATTTATATTTATGAAATATTCATTCTTGAATTTTCTGAAATTTTTACTAAATGGACTAAAAAGAATCAACAACATCATTCTTATTCATCATCTTCAGACGTCTCCTTTAACCAATCTTCAACATCCTTTTGATTATTTAAATTTTTCACTGGAATATCTTGAGTTGCTTTTAGCAATCTTTGGTTGGCTTTTTCTAGATTCGTTAATTGAAGACTGACTGGGAAGGAATCTGTTGCGACGATTCGTTTAAATAACATGGTAACTGCATCGGTAAGGGTCATTCCAAGATTACTTAATACTTTTTCGGCATCTTGTTTTAAAGTCTTATCAACTTGAATTCTAACTTTAGACTTAGAACTGTCTTTTTTAGCTAAATTATTTTGAGTAATCAATTTTCCTCCATGCTTATTTGTGCATAACATACTATATATCAAATCACACTGTAAAATGCACAAAAAAAGGTTCAAATACAATTAAAAATTCCAACTGTATTTGAACCTTTTGCAAGCTTATAATCTCTTTTTATTCACTTGTAACAGCCGATTTCTCAGAAATTTTAATAGTTCCATCAACTAAATCAGCTTTCAAACTCTTAACATCAATATGATCAAGATAGAATTCAGCAACTTTATCTCTAATTTGTTGTTCAATCACACGACGTAATGGTCTTGCACCCATCGCTTCATCGTAACCTTCATCAATCAACCACTCTTTAGCTTCAGGAGTTACTTCCAAAGTAATACCCTTTTTAGCTAAGTTACGGTTAACATCATTCAACATAAGTTCAACGATTTGATTCAAGTCATCCTTTGATAGATGGGTAAATTCAACAATTCCATTGAATCTATTCAAAAACTCAGGGCTGAAGTATGGTGCTAATTTGTCCATTAACTTCTCATCTTTACTACCATTGCTAAATCCAGCATTAGAAGTTGCGATGATAATTGTGTTCTTAAAGTCAACCACGTTACCTTGACCGTCTGTTAAACGACCATCGTCCATTACTTGAAGCAATAAGGTCAACACTTGAGGGTTAGCTTTTTCAATTTCATCAAGTAAAACAATGGAATAAGGATTACGACGAACTTTTTCAGTCAACGTATT
Proteins encoded:
- a CDS encoding AraC family transcriptional regulator, which encodes MLKEFNLLMDYIEAHITENISDEKITQITGISSYQFKRMFSYLAGMTLNEYIKCRRLSSANVDLAQGQRVTDVAFKYNYQSIDGFTRAFKDWSGFLPSEVMKNQAQKMLPKFNFFIDVRGGTTLDYKIKRLPKFNIVGVSKRIPIQVEGVNEEIVALAKTITPEQRKEMHELANMEPNQPLNVSYDFDEGYLQEKGMLTHMIGMATTSENDFNDLETLAIPASTWAVFSVTGDFPQAMQETTARIYSEWLPSSEYQLRDLPNFSFTDLKDSQQDVYSEIWIPVQ
- the dhaM gene encoding dihydroxyacetone kinase phosphoryl donor subunit DhaM, with the protein product MKYGILIVSHSADIAKGVKALISQAAPDLSITTAGGTEDGGIGSSLEKIQQAVDDNKGDEILAFYDLGSSKMNLEMLLEMTDKTIHKYDVALVEGAYTAATLAEVDSPLATIEDNLKSLKIK
- the dhaL gene encoding dihydroxyacetone kinase subunit DhaL, coding for MKLELVDAKKWITLFVEKLENNQTTLNELDTAIGDGDHGTNMKRGAEAVTAAFEKKDPETLADLYKATAFAMIQKVGGASGPLYGTAFLDMSKAVKTDNLELADLIQIGTDGLKRRGESDTGMKTMIDVWQPVSDALKADKFDQSVIDSALENVKGLVATKGRASYLEEKSKGHIDPGAQSSAYLFESLIEVLGE
- the dhaK gene encoding dihydroxyacetone kinase subunit DhaK; amino-acid sequence: MKKIINNVEDIVPEMISGLVRTNTDLVKQIDGTTAVVRNDSKFKANKQVGIVSGGGSGHEPLHAGYVGDGMLSAAVAGEVFTSPTPDQIYEAITAVDQGKGVLLIVKNYSGDVMNFDMAKEMAEADDIEIKTIVVDDDISVKNSEFTQGKRGVAGTALVEKIVGAAARSGMNLADLATLGQKVIDNTKTIGIALHAATVPAVGHPGFELGDDEIEYGIGIHNERGYAVEKIQPSKKLANELIEKILKEFSDQSGDFAILVNGMGGTPLMEQYIFANDVLNELADKKIKVSFSKVGNLVTSLDMQGISLTIMKADADWIKYLKEPVTTIAW
- a CDS encoding NCS2 family permease, whose protein sequence is MERLFHLEEAQTNVKREILAGLTTFVSMAYILFVNPQVLGDSGMNKGSLFTATALTAVVGSVLMGILANYPIAIAPGLGDNAFFSYSVVIAMGIPWQTAMAGVFVASLIFLVLSLMKIREIVINAIPKDLKLAVAAGLGIFIAFVGLQGGGLITASKSSLVAIGSFANPTTWLTITGLLVTAILMARKIPGAIFIGMVFTTIAGLVTKLIPAPAHIVSGIPSLKPTFGVGVAHIADIKEPQLWAVVIIFLLVAFFDTAGTLIGLAEQVDIMQDKDGKMPRIGHALMADSISMVSGAVFGTTPPTAYVESSAGIAVGGRTGLTSITVGVLFALSMFFSPLLTVVTSNVTAPVLIIVGTLMAQSMKGIQWDRFEIALPAFLTIVGMPLTYNISYGIAFGFLVYPITMLAAGKRKEINPIMYGLFVVFVILLYIINILPKASLA
- a CDS encoding type II toxin-antitoxin system RelB/DinJ family antitoxin, with product MITQNNLAKKDSSKSKVRIQVDKTLKQDAEKVLSNLGMTLTDAVTMLFKRIVATDSFPVSLQLTNLEKANQRLLKATQDIPVKNLNNQKDVEDWLKETSEDDE